One window of the Salvelinus fontinalis isolate EN_2023a chromosome 2, ASM2944872v1, whole genome shotgun sequence genome contains the following:
- the LOC129816624 gene encoding rho-related GTP-binding protein RhoG-like: MQTIKCVVVGDGAVGKTCLLISYTTNAFPEEYIPTVFDNYSAQISVDGRAISLNLWDTAGQEEYDRLRTLSYPQTNVFIICFSIGSPSSHANVRHKWHPEVSHHCPGVPVLLVGTKQDLRGDTEAVKKLKEHGLTPTTQQQGNALAKQIGAVKYLECSALMQEGVREVFAEAVRAVLYPVTKKNDKKCVLL, translated from the coding sequence ATGCAGACCAtaaagtgtgtggtggtgggtgaTGGTGCTGTGGGTAAGACTTGCCTGCTCATCTCCTACACGACCAACGCCTTCCCAGAGGAGTACATCCCCACCGTGTTCGACAACTACAGCGCCCAGATAAGTGTGGACGGCCGCGCCATCAGCCTCAACCTGTGGGACACGGCAGGCCAGGAGGAATACGACCGACTGCGCACCCTCTCCTACCCCCAGACCAACGTCTTCATCATCTGCTTCTCCATCGGCAGCCCCTCCTCTCATGCCAACGTACGGCACAAGTGGCACCCAGAGGTATCCCACCACTGCCCCGGAGTTCCAGTGCTACTGGTGGGCACCAAGCAGGATCTGCGTGGAGATACGGAGGCGGTAAAGAAGTTGAAGGAGCATGGCCTGACCCCCACCACCCAACAGCAGGGCAATGCCTTAGCCAAGCAGATTGGTGCTGTCAAATACCTGGAGTGCTCAGCTCTGATGCAGGAAGGCGTGAGGGAGGTGTTCGCAGAGGCTGTGCGAGCTGTGCTCTACCCCGTTACCAAGAAGAATGACAAGAAGTGTGTTCTGTTATAA